In Candidatus Campbellbacteria bacterium, the following are encoded in one genomic region:
- a CDS encoding MFS transporter, which translates to MWNPFRQGGRISFTQLQTLYVFAFFLSFHAFLPSYANSTFLETFLTPQTVGVVFAVASILTLLVLFNLPTLLSRLGIFNTVLGLIILEAVTLIVLGTTGIIWLTIGAFVVHLFLARALFYTLDIFIESLSFDGDTGSIRGLLLTIFNASLMLSPLLVSFIIGEEELFRRMYLVSVVFLLPAVLLLLRNFRNFKDPTYEPIKALDASARVFKDKDLFNVFASHFLLRFFYAWMVIYTPIYLIQTIGFNWTEIGPIFTVMLLPFILFEIPFGKIADKYIGEKELLISGFVITSIATFALAFITTPSVVLWASILFLTRFGASMVEVMSEAYFFKKISSEESELVALFRGINPLAYIAAPVVSTIALLFMDIRYTFIILSAVVFTGIIYAVGIHDTR; encoded by the coding sequence ATGTGGAACCCATTTAGGCAAGGAGGAAGAATATCTTTCACCCAACTGCAAACTCTTTACGTGTTTGCTTTCTTCCTATCGTTCCACGCGTTCCTGCCCTCTTACGCGAACTCTACTTTCCTTGAAACCTTTCTAACGCCGCAAACGGTAGGTGTAGTCTTTGCCGTGGCGTCTATACTGACGCTCTTAGTATTATTTAACCTTCCAACCCTTCTTTCACGACTCGGTATATTCAATACTGTTTTAGGTCTGATAATACTAGAAGCGGTGACTCTCATAGTTCTCGGTACGACCGGTATTATTTGGCTGACCATAGGAGCTTTCGTGGTACATCTTTTTCTCGCTCGCGCGCTTTTCTATACTCTTGATATCTTTATAGAAAGTCTGTCGTTCGACGGTGACACGGGGTCGATTCGCGGTCTACTTTTGACCATATTCAACGCCTCACTTATGCTCTCCCCACTTTTGGTGAGCTTTATTATTGGCGAGGAAGAACTTTTCCGTAGAATGTATCTTGTCTCAGTTGTCTTTCTGCTTCCGGCGGTACTGCTTTTGCTACGCAACTTCAGAAACTTTAAGGATCCGACTTATGAACCCATTAAAGCACTAGATGCGAGCGCCAGAGTGTTCAAGGATAAAGATCTGTTTAATGTGTTCGCGTCCCACTTTCTGCTTCGCTTTTTTTACGCGTGGATGGTGATCTACACTCCCATTTACCTTATACAAACAATCGGATTCAACTGGACAGAGATCGGACCGATCTTCACCGTGATGCTACTTCCTTTTATACTTTTTGAAATTCCATTCGGAAAGATCGCTGATAAATATATAGGAGAAAAAGAACTATTGATATCCGGTTTTGTGATTACCTCTATCGCGACTTTTGCTCTGGCCTTCATCACCACCCCGAGCGTAGTGTTGTGGGCGTCAATTCTTTTCTTGACTCGCTTCGGCGCTAGTATGGTTGAGGTTATGAGCGAGGCATACTTTTTCAAAAAAATATCCTCGGAAGAATCCGAGCTTGTGGCTCTTTTCCGAGGTATTAACCCCCTAGCCTATATAGCGGCTCCGGTCGTATCGACTATAGCTCTCCTGTTTATGGACATTCGTTATACGTTCATAATACTTTCAGCTGTTGTATTCACCGGAATAATCTACGCTGTGGGAATTCACGATACCAGATAA
- the rplJ gene encoding 50S ribosomal protein L10, with the protein MAITRDKKKEVAKTVEDILDNSSTVVFVNFKGLGVEDSTKMRHDLREKSVGYYVAKKTLIHRALDNKSFEGEKPPLEGEIALAYSEDHLAPAREIYEFGKGLGGALSIVGGVFDGVYYDRSSMVDIATIPSRETLLTQFVNVINSPIQGFASALHQIAETREA; encoded by the coding sequence ATGGCAATTACACGAGACAAGAAAAAGGAGGTGGCAAAGACAGTAGAAGATATTCTTGATAATTCTTCTACCGTCGTCTTTGTCAACTTCAAAGGACTCGGTGTAGAGGACTCAACGAAGATGCGCCACGATTTGCGCGAAAAAAGCGTCGGCTACTATGTAGCCAAAAAGACCCTTATTCATCGCGCGCTTGATAATAAATCGTTTGAGGGAGAAAAGCCGCCTCTAGAAGGCGAGATCGCCCTGGCTTACTCAGAGGATCATCTGGCTCCGGCCCGAGAAATCTATGAGTTCGGCAAGGGTCTGGGTGGAGCGCTCTCAATAGTTGGCGGTGTATTCGATGGAGTATATTACGATCGATCTTCTATGGTCGATATCGCTACCATTCCATCGCGAGAAACCCTTCTCACGCAGTTCGTTAACGTTATCAATTCACCGATACAAGGATTCGCTTCCGCTCTGCATCAGATAGCGGAGACAAGGGAAGCTTAG